In Mongoliitalea daihaiensis, one DNA window encodes the following:
- a CDS encoding 4-hydroxyproline epimerase, giving the protein MRKTFQCIDAHTCGNPVRVVTGGVPFLEGNSMLEKRQYFLENLDWIRTGLMFEPRGHDMMSGSMLFPPHDPSNDFAVLFIETSGCLPMCGHGTIGTITVAIEEGLIQPKTPGMLRMEAPAGLVLITYQQKGKKVTSVKLTNVKSFLAAEGLEIEIEELGKLSVDVAYGGNFYCIVDPQENFLGLEHFKAEQLISIARSLRQAMNARYEFIHPEHPQIQGLSHVLWTGKTIDVHSTARNAVFYGEKAIDRSPCGTGTSARMAQWYAKGWLKQGDNFIHESFIGSKFTGRIEEVTEIDGKPAIVPSIEGWANIYGYNTIILDDDDPYVHGFQVI; this is encoded by the coding sequence ATGAGAAAAACATTTCAGTGCATCGATGCCCATACATGTGGAAATCCTGTAAGAGTGGTCACAGGCGGGGTTCCGTTCTTAGAAGGGAATTCCATGTTAGAAAAACGCCAGTATTTTTTAGAAAATCTAGATTGGATACGTACGGGCTTGATGTTTGAACCACGCGGTCATGATATGATGTCAGGTTCTATGTTATTTCCTCCACATGACCCTTCCAATGATTTTGCTGTGCTTTTTATTGAAACATCCGGCTGCTTGCCTATGTGTGGGCATGGGACAATCGGTACAATTACTGTAGCGATTGAAGAGGGGTTGATTCAGCCCAAAACTCCTGGTATGCTCCGTATGGAGGCCCCTGCTGGGTTGGTGTTGATTACGTATCAGCAAAAGGGGAAGAAGGTCACATCCGTCAAGTTGACCAATGTCAAGAGTTTTCTAGCCGCAGAGGGTTTGGAGATAGAAATCGAAGAACTAGGGAAACTGTCTGTAGACGTTGCCTATGGGGGTAATTTTTATTGCATTGTAGATCCTCAGGAAAATTTCCTAGGTTTGGAACATTTCAAAGCGGAGCAACTGATTTCTATAGCTCGCAGTCTTCGTCAAGCGATGAATGCCCGATATGAATTTATTCATCCCGAACATCCACAGATTCAGGGGCTCTCACATGTTTTATGGACAGGTAAAACCATAGACGTACATAGTACAGCAAGAAATGCAGTCTTCTATGGAGAAAAGGCTATCGACAGATCACCCTGCGGAACAGGGACCTCTGCCCGTATGGCACAGTGGTATGCAAAAGGATGGTTAAAACAAGGGGATAATTTTATTCACGAAAGCTTTATTGGGTCCAAGTTTACGGGTAGGATTGAAGAAGTGACTGAAATTGACGGTAAACCTGCTATAGTACCTAGCATCGAAGGATGGGCCAATATTTATGGCTACAATACGATTATTTTAGATGATGACGACCCTTATGTACATGGTTTCCAGGTCATATGA
- a CDS encoding SurA N-terminal domain-containing protein yields MALIKTIRQRTGLAIGVIAVGLMFFIVGGDILSPNSTLLGGSANKVGEIAGESISYEEYVRKIEEIRFTFQQNTGRNPSENELFSIREQAWQALIVDKVFDKQYDALGLTVSDAELVDMVQGKNIIAELRQQLVNPTTGEFDREQLISFLQSLDQAGPEQRAFWAQQEQLFAKSRLRLKYDNLLATSEYATKAEGRMEHKLANSLADIDHLFIPFYAISDTSVKVSDAELKSYISKNKDKFKVSNAADLDYVAFDILPSSEDSLNVINEIRELTEQLRTSAMDSVFALRNTEGAGGFVTLRPGDDLPSTLTSNVGSVEVGETYGPFLTNRSTYITHKVSAQYDGTPRMRARHILFSTEGLSEDGKSEVRTNAQNVLKEIQDGLAFGTAAAQYGQDGTAQRGGDLGWFAKEDFVEEFANVTYAVRNTGLIPRLVETEYGFHIIDVTDLPKSTHYKIATIELELGPSDATRNESFRKADMFAANSSNSKAFVENASKEGYRVIQANNVDAFARNLNNLQNAREIIRWAFNDASIGKVSTVFELDNTYIVASLRAKYDEGTASLDQVRAEVLMQVRNEKKAEMIASKLAGKTSLEDMLAVFPDAGSLDNTPDLRLSSSVLPGVGFAPKAVGAAFGLKTSGEISKPIHEDVGVIVLKLNSLTPATEIADFTSFQRQLAQNASQRTAYMIMMALEDLANVKDYRYKFF; encoded by the coding sequence ATGGCATTAATTAAAACAATCAGACAGAGAACAGGTCTTGCAATCGGTGTAATTGCAGTGGGTTTAATGTTTTTCATCGTGGGTGGTGATATCTTAAGTCCAAACTCCACGCTTTTAGGTGGGAGTGCAAATAAAGTAGGTGAGATTGCAGGTGAGAGTATTTCTTACGAAGAGTATGTGAGAAAAATCGAAGAAATCCGATTTACTTTCCAACAAAACACTGGAAGAAACCCTTCCGAAAATGAGCTGTTTTCTATCAGGGAACAAGCTTGGCAGGCACTTATTGTAGATAAAGTATTTGATAAGCAATATGATGCTTTGGGTCTTACAGTTTCAGATGCTGAGCTTGTTGATATGGTTCAGGGGAAGAATATCATTGCTGAATTAAGACAGCAATTAGTAAATCCTACGACTGGTGAGTTTGATAGGGAGCAACTAATTTCTTTCTTACAATCGCTTGATCAGGCTGGTCCTGAACAGAGAGCTTTCTGGGCACAGCAGGAACAGCTATTTGCTAAGTCTAGATTACGATTAAAATACGATAATTTGTTGGCTACTTCCGAATACGCAACCAAAGCAGAAGGAAGAATGGAACACAAATTGGCCAATTCTTTAGCAGATATTGATCACTTATTTATTCCATTTTATGCGATTTCTGATACTTCGGTAAAAGTAAGTGACGCTGAGTTGAAATCTTATATTTCTAAGAATAAGGATAAATTCAAGGTTTCAAATGCTGCTGATTTAGATTATGTAGCATTCGATATTTTACCAAGTAGCGAAGACTCATTGAATGTTATCAATGAAATTAGAGAATTAACCGAGCAGCTTAGAACGAGTGCGATGGATTCTGTATTTGCTTTAAGAAATACAGAAGGTGCTGGAGGTTTTGTAACTTTAAGACCAGGAGATGACTTGCCAAGTACATTGACATCTAATGTAGGGTCTGTGGAAGTCGGTGAAACCTATGGTCCATTCTTAACCAACCGTTCCACGTATATTACCCATAAAGTTTCGGCTCAATACGATGGTACTCCTCGCATGAGAGCTAGGCATATCTTATTTAGTACGGAAGGTTTGTCTGAGGATGGAAAATCTGAGGTACGTACAAATGCTCAAAATGTATTAAAAGAAATTCAGGATGGATTAGCTTTTGGTACTGCTGCAGCTCAATATGGTCAAGATGGTACTGCACAGAGAGGTGGAGATCTTGGTTGGTTTGCAAAGGAAGATTTCGTAGAGGAATTTGCGAATGTTACTTATGCTGTTCGAAACACAGGTTTGATACCGCGTCTTGTTGAAACTGAATATGGTTTCCATATCATTGACGTAACTGATTTACCTAAATCAACACATTACAAAATTGCTACCATTGAATTGGAATTGGGTCCAAGTGACGCCACACGTAATGAGTCTTTCAGAAAAGCAGATATGTTTGCTGCTAACTCCTCCAATAGCAAAGCATTTGTTGAAAATGCTTCTAAGGAAGGGTATAGAGTGATTCAGGCCAACAATGTAGATGCGTTTGCAAGAAACTTGAATAACTTACAAAATGCACGAGAAATTATCCGTTGGGCATTTAATGATGCTTCTATAGGCAAAGTTTCTACTGTATTCGAATTAGATAATACTTACATCGTTGCTAGTTTGAGAGCAAAATATGATGAAGGAACTGCGAGTTTGGATCAAGTAAGAGCAGAAGTGTTGATGCAGGTAAGAAATGAGAAGAAAGCTGAAATGATTGCTTCTAAATTAGCTGGTAAAACATCTTTAGAAGATATGCTTGCAGTATTCCCAGATGCAGGCTCTTTGGATAATACTCCTGATCTACGATTGAGTTCTTCCGTTTTACCTGGGGTAGGGTTTGCTCCCAAGGCTGTAGGTGCTGCATTTGGGTTGAAAACCTCAGGAGAAATCTCCAAGCCTATCCATGAGGATGTTGGTGTAATTGTGTTGAAATTAAATTCATTAACACCAGCGACTGAAATTGCAGATTTTACATCTTTTCAGCGTCAGTTAGCTCAAAATGCTTCTCAGAGAACGGCTTACATGATTATGATGGCATTGGAAGACTTGGCCAATGTTAAAGATTATAGATATAAGTTTTTCTAA
- the lptC gene encoding LPS export ABC transporter periplasmic protein LptC, with amino-acid sequence MTWKKITFLHLFGLLVLAGACKDEVDPSMFEIYTGPISTGYDVNLYHSDSAIVRIHLQAKKQLEFDTGDQEFPEGIDITFFDENGTITTTIRADKGFYMRNDNLYRGEGDVQVKNLEKEQSLSSEEMFWDPNAQKIYTEKFVTVTDKKTIIKGTGLEADEGFNEYKIFKPFDSRMIIPGEN; translated from the coding sequence ATGACTTGGAAAAAAATAACATTTCTACATTTATTTGGCTTGCTTGTACTTGCAGGGGCTTGTAAGGATGAGGTGGATCCATCCATGTTTGAAATTTATACAGGCCCCATCAGTACAGGGTACGATGTGAATTTATACCATAGCGATTCGGCTATTGTTCGCATCCACCTTCAAGCTAAAAAACAGTTGGAATTTGATACGGGAGACCAAGAATTTCCCGAAGGAATAGATATTACATTTTTTGACGAAAATGGAACTATTACCACCACGATCAGAGCTGACAAAGGTTTTTATATGAGAAATGATAATCTTTATAGAGGAGAGGGGGACGTTCAGGTCAAAAATTTGGAAAAAGAACAAAGTCTTTCATCTGAAGAAATGTTTTGGGATCCGAATGCTCAAAAAATCTACACTGAAAAATTTGTTACCGTAACAGACAAAAAAACAATTATCAAAGGAACTGGATTAGAAGCGGATGAGGGTTTTAATGAATATAAAATTTTCAAGCCCTTTGATAGCCGAATGATTATACCTGGAGAAAATTAA
- a CDS encoding sensor histidine kinase, with amino-acid sequence MTSIKQEAGNLRIFQVQKKLIIKLAFFSAVLVLAFGFFNLLIGNIVPAVVFFSFLPLFIWSYYLLKQDKNTFSVVNGLIVMNLSILILNFFTNGGYTGPTNYGFFIMTFVLTLVFSGWLKYAWLAVLLLTHFVIMYLDIFDLKEVTNGYDDATSLFIDHIGAFWGCAIFVFVMNDLFTRNYVQQSILLENASLELDSKMTVLEEVNLGKSKLLGILAHDLRGPIKSTGQIIELVKNNALNQQEQELIFQKLEQQYKEIDQTLNATLEFVLAELGSDKSHKTIDASSPVFLIESLVSAFSVRLTEKNIEVKVSTEGIDSSEELILEMNELEVIIRNLLDNSIKYSPVAGKIFIRLIKTNQTIRWEIQDQGNGMDAETGSKLFQFKVVSMAGTSDEKGVGLGMYLCKSLADKIGAKLSFTSAPGKGTTFVLEKPLIQ; translated from the coding sequence ATGACCAGTATAAAGCAGGAGGCCGGAAATCTTCGAATTTTCCAAGTACAGAAAAAATTGATTATAAAATTGGCTTTTTTTAGTGCAGTTTTGGTCCTTGCATTTGGTTTTTTCAATCTTTTAATTGGCAATATTGTTCCTGCAGTTGTTTTTTTCTCTTTTTTACCCTTGTTTATTTGGTCTTATTACCTGCTCAAACAAGATAAAAATACTTTTTCAGTAGTAAATGGATTGATTGTGATGAATTTATCAATATTGATCCTTAATTTTTTCACTAATGGAGGATATACAGGGCCGACTAATTATGGTTTTTTTATCATGACTTTTGTATTGACACTTGTTTTTTCTGGGTGGTTAAAATACGCTTGGTTAGCAGTTCTATTGCTTACCCATTTTGTGATCATGTATTTGGATATATTTGATTTGAAAGAGGTGACCAATGGATATGATGATGCTACAAGCTTATTCATTGATCACATTGGAGCCTTTTGGGGATGTGCTATTTTTGTTTTTGTGATGAACGATTTGTTCACTAGAAATTATGTGCAGCAAAGTATTTTATTAGAGAATGCCTCCTTGGAATTGGATAGCAAAATGACGGTATTGGAGGAAGTAAATCTTGGGAAAAGTAAACTCTTGGGTATTCTTGCGCACGATTTGAGAGGGCCTATAAAGTCAACAGGGCAAATAATTGAGTTGGTTAAAAACAATGCGTTAAATCAGCAGGAGCAAGAATTAATCTTTCAAAAACTCGAGCAGCAATATAAAGAAATAGATCAAACGCTCAATGCTACATTAGAGTTTGTATTGGCAGAACTTGGTTCTGATAAGTCCCATAAAACTATTGATGCAAGTAGTCCTGTTTTTCTGATAGAGTCACTTGTAAGTGCTTTTTCAGTCAGGTTAACTGAAAAAAATATCGAAGTAAAAGTTTCCACAGAGGGGATTGACTCCTCAGAGGAACTTATCTTAGAAATGAATGAATTGGAAGTTATTATCCGAAACCTATTAGATAATTCAATCAAATACAGCCCTGTAGCAGGTAAGATTTTTATCAGGCTTATAAAGACAAATCAAACCATTCGATGGGAAATACAAGATCAAGGGAACGGTATGGATGCAGAAACAGGCAGTAAGCTTTTTCAATTTAAAGTAGTGTCTATGGCTGGTACTAGTGATGAAAAAGGCGTAGGACTTGGCATGTACTTATGTAAGTCCCTTGCTGATAAGATCGGAGCTAAATTAAGTTTTACTTCAGCACCAGGCAAGGGTACCACATTTGTTTTGGAAAAACCTTTAATCCAGTAG
- a CDS encoding aldehyde dehydrogenase (NADP(+)) — MTNFESIFNTSQQAYLQYKHLDFQKRAEFLESIAKGLEVRRVEIVPIACQESNLPEGRITGELGRTVGQIRLFANLLKEGAWVEAVIDHGDPDRTPVPKPDIRRMLTALGPVVVFGASNFPLAFSTAGGDTISALAAGCSVVYKGHPAHPQTSLLVAEIIQEAIRVSVMPTGVFIHVEGGIAEGQALVVHPLTKAVAFTGSFSGGKAIYDAAQQREEPIPVFAEMGSVNPIFVFEQKLQQELSVLAKQFASSLTLGAGQFCTNPGLIFVPSIHAASFGGAIQQELEKVAPASMLHEGIASAYYHSLGQLSKQEVLQWLQVATQQDMIKAYPSFAQVHVKDWLKNSLFQQEVFGCFAMMVVYESMDDINEVAKHLHGQLTISIWAGEEELNLHPSIVQLLTEKCGRLLFKGVPTGVEVGYAMQHGGPFPATTDSRSTSVGAFAIKRFARPLAYQDMPVQLLPLALRDENPLGIWRMVDGVFGK, encoded by the coding sequence ATGACCAACTTCGAAAGCATCTTTAACACTTCTCAGCAAGCTTATTTACAGTACAAACACTTAGATTTCCAAAAAAGAGCTGAATTTTTAGAATCGATAGCGAAGGGTTTAGAGGTTAGGCGAGTAGAGATTGTTCCCATTGCTTGTCAAGAATCAAATTTACCTGAAGGTAGAATTACCGGCGAATTGGGTAGAACGGTGGGACAAATTCGCTTATTTGCCAACTTGCTCAAGGAAGGTGCTTGGGTTGAAGCGGTTATTGATCATGGAGATCCTGATCGTACTCCCGTTCCTAAACCTGATATTCGACGAATGTTGACTGCCTTGGGTCCAGTAGTTGTATTTGGAGCTAGTAATTTTCCTTTAGCATTTTCTACGGCTGGAGGGGATACTATTTCGGCTTTGGCCGCTGGTTGTTCGGTGGTTTACAAGGGACACCCTGCTCATCCACAAACATCTCTACTTGTTGCAGAAATTATCCAAGAAGCCATTCGGGTCAGTGTGATGCCTACGGGGGTTTTTATCCACGTGGAAGGAGGTATTGCAGAAGGTCAAGCCTTGGTCGTACACCCTTTGACGAAGGCAGTAGCATTCACAGGGTCCTTTTCAGGGGGTAAGGCTATTTATGACGCTGCCCAACAACGTGAGGAACCTATTCCAGTCTTTGCTGAAATGGGTTCTGTAAATCCCATTTTTGTGTTTGAACAAAAGCTTCAACAGGAACTTAGCGTACTTGCCAAACAGTTTGCATCGTCTTTGACTTTAGGCGCAGGGCAGTTTTGTACCAACCCGGGTTTGATTTTTGTGCCATCTATACATGCTGCCTCTTTTGGTGGTGCGATTCAGCAGGAGCTGGAGAAAGTCGCGCCGGCATCCATGCTGCATGAAGGGATCGCATCTGCTTACTATCATTCTCTGGGTCAGCTATCCAAGCAGGAGGTGCTTCAATGGCTTCAGGTAGCTACGCAACAGGATATGATAAAAGCTTATCCTTCATTTGCTCAGGTTCATGTGAAAGACTGGTTAAAAAACTCCTTGTTTCAGCAAGAGGTATTTGGTTGTTTTGCCATGATGGTGGTCTATGAATCGATGGATGATATTAATGAGGTAGCCAAACATTTACATGGGCAGCTGACGATTAGCATTTGGGCTGGAGAAGAGGAGTTGAACTTACATCCATCCATTGTTCAGCTCTTGACTGAAAAATGTGGGCGCTTGTTGTTTAAAGGTGTGCCAACTGGCGTGGAAGTGGGGTATGCTATGCAGCATGGAGGACCCTTTCCAGCCACAACAGATAGCCGTTCTACCTCAGTGGGAGCATTCGCTATCAAACGGTTTGCACGACCTTTAGCTTATCAGGATATGCCTGTACAGCTTCTTCCTTTAGCCTTAAGAGATGAAAATCCTTTAGGTATTTGGAGGATGGTTGATGGGGTGTTTGGAAAATAA
- a CDS encoding dihydrodipicolinate synthase family protein, with protein MIWKGVFPAVTTKFHQDGSLDMNMFFKNLAAQLEAGVHGIILGGTLGESSVLSMDEKILLTKETINYVDGKVPVILNIAEGATRDAVFWADKAKELGASGLMLLPPMRYAADHREVVTYFKAVANSSDLPIMIYNNPVDYKTLVTIAMFEELAEVSSIQAVKESTRDISNVTRMRNRFGDRFKLLCGVDTLAMEELVMGADGWVAGLVCAFPKETVAIYNLIQEGKYAEALAIYRWFLPLLELDIHPKLVQYIKLAEQMAGIGTEWVRAPRLTLIGEERMHVEHVVKRGLENRPVL; from the coding sequence ATGATCTGGAAAGGTGTATTCCCAGCAGTAACGACCAAATTTCATCAGGATGGGAGTTTGGACATGAATATGTTTTTCAAAAATCTAGCCGCTCAATTAGAAGCAGGAGTTCATGGTATTATTCTCGGTGGGACCTTAGGGGAGTCATCTGTACTTTCCATGGATGAAAAAATACTCTTGACTAAAGAGACAATTAATTATGTTGATGGTAAAGTTCCTGTGATATTGAACATAGCCGAAGGGGCTACAAGGGATGCCGTATTTTGGGCGGATAAGGCGAAAGAACTAGGGGCTTCTGGATTGATGTTGCTACCACCTATGCGTTATGCGGCTGATCATCGAGAAGTGGTGACTTATTTCAAAGCAGTGGCCAATAGCAGTGATTTGCCTATTATGATTTATAACAACCCTGTTGATTATAAGACTTTGGTGACAATTGCTATGTTTGAGGAATTGGCTGAGGTTAGCTCTATTCAAGCAGTCAAGGAATCTACACGGGATATATCCAATGTAACTCGTATGCGTAATCGATTTGGGGACAGGTTTAAGCTTCTCTGTGGGGTAGATACCTTGGCGATGGAGGAATTGGTCATGGGGGCAGACGGTTGGGTAGCAGGGTTGGTTTGTGCGTTCCCTAAAGAAACAGTGGCTATTTATAATTTAATCCAAGAAGGTAAGTATGCTGAAGCCTTAGCGATTTATCGCTGGTTTTTGCCTTTATTGGAATTGGATATTCATCCCAAGCTAGTACAATACATCAAACTTGCAGAACAAATGGCAGGCATCGGTACAGAATGGGTCCGTGCACCTCGGTTAACGCTTATAGGTGAAGAACGCATGCATGTGGAACATGTAGTGAAGAGGGGATTGGAAAATAGACCAGTTTTGTAG
- a CDS encoding tetratricopeptide repeat protein: MKAKIVLAGLLFWVAGGLVQAQDGWNWPSDPAKEAKARELNAAYVDYMKSEQFVEATKGLNWLLINVPDLNESIYINGTAVYDGASKASTDEAQKRIYQDSVMTIYDLRKDKYDNESVWIENKAYFAYQYFLRDKDRVGDVVKVFDRALEVNGGTLKTPGLAGAFFNSVYFHNAYNKAFTKVELLARYEALNKILDEAEANGTDVSAPRGNLEQLVVVMELIDCDFIENTLGPKLIANPTDMALAQQVFKYSFQYKCLNNNSFMVALEIIDNESPTFATSQVRAMKLMQARDYEKAIPVLEKALNLAEKPDQKAEILFDLAKAKGQQGNKSAARSYAIEAAKADDTKAKEAYNLVAQLIMGSFNDCRRNVSRAEDQAIFIAAYNYYQRAGNSEGMRDAKARFPSKEELFTEGKQAGQTVTVGCWIGETVTLATRD, from the coding sequence ATGAAAGCGAAAATTGTACTTGCCGGTTTACTGTTCTGGGTAGCAGGAGGTTTGGTTCAAGCGCAGGACGGGTGGAATTGGCCTTCAGATCCTGCTAAGGAAGCAAAAGCTAGAGAGCTGAATGCTGCCTATGTGGATTACATGAAGTCTGAACAATTCGTTGAGGCTACCAAAGGGTTGAATTGGTTATTAATCAATGTGCCTGATTTGAATGAGTCCATCTACATCAATGGAACAGCTGTCTATGATGGAGCTTCTAAAGCTTCAACTGATGAAGCACAAAAAAGAATTTATCAAGACTCAGTCATGACTATTTATGACCTAAGAAAGGATAAGTATGATAACGAATCTGTTTGGATTGAGAATAAGGCATATTTTGCTTATCAATATTTCTTAAGAGATAAGGATAGAGTTGGTGACGTTGTGAAGGTATTTGATAGAGCTCTTGAAGTAAATGGTGGTACGTTGAAAACTCCTGGATTGGCAGGTGCTTTCTTCAATTCTGTGTACTTTCACAATGCTTACAATAAAGCTTTTACTAAAGTAGAATTGCTTGCACGTTATGAAGCTTTGAATAAAATCTTAGACGAAGCGGAAGCTAACGGTACGGATGTTTCAGCGCCTAGAGGTAACTTGGAGCAATTGGTGGTTGTAATGGAACTAATCGACTGTGACTTTATAGAAAATACCTTAGGTCCAAAGTTGATTGCGAATCCAACTGATATGGCTTTAGCACAGCAAGTTTTCAAATACTCTTTCCAGTATAAGTGTTTAAACAATAACTCATTCATGGTTGCATTGGAAATCATTGATAATGAATCTCCTACTTTTGCGACTTCTCAAGTAAGAGCGATGAAATTGATGCAGGCTAGAGATTATGAAAAAGCTATCCCAGTATTAGAGAAAGCATTGAACTTGGCTGAGAAACCTGATCAAAAAGCAGAGATCTTATTTGACTTAGCAAAAGCAAAAGGACAGCAAGGAAATAAGTCAGCAGCAAGAAGCTACGCGATAGAAGCCGCTAAAGCAGATGACACCAAAGCTAAAGAAGCCTATAACTTAGTTGCTCAACTGATCATGGGTTCTTTCAATGATTGCAGAAGAAATGTTTCCAGAGCAGAAGATCAAGCAATATTTATCGCTGCTTATAATTATTACCAAAGAGCAGGGAATAGTGAAGGAATGAGAGATGCAAAAGCACGCTTCCCTTCCAAAGAAGAGTTATTTACTGAAGGTAAGCAAGCTGGTCAAACAGTTACGGTAGGTTGTTGGATAGGTGAAACAGTTACCTTAGCTACAAGAGATTAA
- a CDS encoding type III pantothenate kinase: protein MKQLIVDIGNSRIKTGKFEGTELLEEVVFSDLKGLKSYAEQLSIDAAIISSVRYDEATLQEELGFPFHYLNVHSKVPFTNNYGTPHTLGVDRKAALAGARAFFEDKPVLVIDLGSCITYDVLDASDTFSGGSISPGLSMRFQAMHQQTARLPLTNLSKGSLPHLSGESTLACMQSGVYYGILHEMEGFIRQYSMRYPDLNVIICGGDSFFFETLTKDHIFVIPNLVLYGLNRILLDNVAL from the coding sequence ATTCCCGTATTAAAACAGGAAAATTTGAAGGTACTGAATTGTTGGAGGAGGTGGTCTTTTCTGATCTTAAAGGATTAAAATCATATGCTGAACAGCTTTCAATAGATGCCGCTATCATCTCTTCTGTTAGGTATGATGAAGCGACGTTACAGGAGGAATTGGGCTTTCCTTTTCATTATTTAAATGTACATTCGAAAGTTCCTTTTACAAATAATTATGGAACTCCCCATACTTTAGGTGTGGATAGAAAAGCTGCTTTGGCGGGAGCTAGGGCCTTTTTTGAAGATAAACCCGTCTTGGTAATTGATCTAGGAAGTTGCATCACCTATGATGTATTGGATGCTTCTGACACCTTCTCAGGAGGTAGCATCAGTCCTGGACTTTCTATGCGCTTTCAGGCCATGCATCAGCAGACAGCGCGATTGCCCTTGACAAATTTATCTAAAGGTAGTCTCCCGCATTTGTCGGGTGAGAGCACTTTGGCATGTATGCAAAGTGGTGTGTACTATGGTATCCTTCATGAGATGGAAGGATTTATTCGGCAATATTCTATGCGATATCCCGATTTGAATGTTATTATTTGTGGAGGAGATTCATTTTTTTTTGAAACCTTGACAAAAGACCACATATTTGTAATCCCTAATTTGGTTCTGTATGGGCTGAATAGAATTCTACTTGATAATGTCGCTTTATAA
- a CDS encoding hemolysin family protein — protein MESTYLMYVVLSLLFSALFSGLEIAFISANKLQIELENKQGIFAGKILSGFIQKPGQFIGTTLIGNTVALVLYGIFMAYLLEPWILQLLPTPFINQGSVLVVQTMVSTFVVLITAEFLPKSIFMLNPNNMLSVFALPFAIIYYLFYPVVWFVVGLSRFFITHILNLDYSEDKPVFKVTDLNSFIKNNLLHSKKENKVEIDTKILDNAVEFKTIKVRECMVPRTDIVAVDIEDSIEELKKVFGESGHSKIIVYRESIDDVIGYCHQLELFKKPKNIEDILTSIIIVPESALANDLMIQFIKERKSLALVVDEFGGTSGIVSMEDIIEEIFGEIQDEYDSDDLIEQQIGEHEYLFSAKHEIDYLNEKYGWELPYGDFETLAGFLLSITEDIPQKGQSIIYQNFIFTIVAKLDHRIETVKIKIQS, from the coding sequence ATGGAAAGTACGTATTTGATGTATGTAGTGCTATCGCTTTTGTTTTCAGCCCTATTTTCTGGGTTAGAGATTGCATTTATTTCTGCTAATAAGTTACAAATTGAACTTGAAAATAAGCAAGGGATTTTTGCAGGAAAAATTCTTTCAGGGTTTATTCAAAAGCCAGGACAATTTATAGGAACCACCCTGATAGGAAATACGGTGGCTTTGGTCCTTTATGGGATATTCATGGCCTATCTTTTGGAACCTTGGATTTTGCAACTTTTGCCTACTCCTTTCATAAATCAGGGTTCTGTATTAGTGGTGCAAACGATGGTATCTACCTTTGTGGTGTTAATTACTGCTGAGTTTCTACCGAAAAGTATTTTTATGCTGAATCCGAATAATATGCTTTCAGTATTTGCTTTGCCATTTGCTATCATTTATTACCTATTTTATCCAGTCGTTTGGTTTGTGGTGGGACTTTCCCGCTTTTTTATAACCCATATTTTGAACCTAGATTACAGTGAAGATAAACCTGTTTTTAAGGTAACTGATCTCAATAGCTTTATCAAAAACAATTTGCTTCATTCCAAAAAGGAAAATAAAGTAGAGATTGATACAAAGATTTTGGATAATGCTGTTGAGTTTAAAACTATCAAAGTCAGAGAATGCATGGTTCCCCGAACGGATATTGTAGCGGTTGACATCGAAGATTCCATTGAGGAATTAAAAAAAGTATTTGGGGAAAGTGGACATTCCAAAATCATTGTTTATAGGGAGAGTATTGACGACGTGATTGGCTATTGTCATCAATTAGAGCTTTTTAAAAAGCCCAAAAACATTGAAGATATTCTGACTTCCATTATCATTGTACCTGAATCAGCTTTAGCCAATGATCTGATGATTCAATTTATTAAGGAGCGTAAGAGTTTGGCTTTGGTGGTAGACGAGTTTGGAGGCACGAGTGGTATAGTCAGTATGGAGGACATCATAGAAGAGATTTTCGGAGAAATCCAAGATGAGTACGATTCAGATGATCTGATTGAGCAGCAAATAGGAGAACATGAATATTTATTCAGTGCCAAGCATGAAATAGATTACTTAAATGAGAAATATGGATGGGAATTACCCTATGGAGATTTTGAAACGCTCGCAGGGTTTTTGCTGTCAATTACAGAGGATATTCCCCAAAAGGGTCAGTCAATTATATATCAAAACTTTATTTTCACAATCGTCGCTAAGTTAGATCATCGAATAGAAACCGTTAAAATCAAGATACAATCCTGA